A segment of the Vibrio parahaemolyticus genome:
CGTTGTTGCAACTTGCACACCGTCAGCCGTTTCGGTGACACCATAAGCCACCTTGCCAAAAGAGCCATTCAACGTGGTGAAATCAAATACGCCATACCATTCGTTCGATTGCATGAGACCAGAAAAGAAGACGACCGCAAACGCCAGTGCAACGTAGCACCCCAGCGTAACCTTGCGCTCGGTTTGAACAGGATTTTTCATAACATTACCTACACATGTGGGACAGGACACATATGTTCACCCGAATAATGTGCTAGAGAGATGATCAAAATCAATCCGCCTGCCGAACATTCTGGCGACTCTGTTATGAAGTTTTGTTTTATGATTTTAATCACATTTGAAAGATAATAAAAATTTGTGCTAACAATTAGGTATATTAATCTATATCGATACCTCATAACTTCTTCATCAATCCGACCAATGATTCCAACGAATATTGCTTTCTACAACATTCATGACGTACTTCATACTTTGGCATTGAGGCGATATCGATTAACTCGAAAGTAACATTCCATAATGAAATTTAGGTTAGGATTGTCCGGTCATATGCAAACGGCATAAACCAGAATCAACAGGACTAGGCAGCCCATTGTTACGCTCACAACCTAAAATAGCCAAGTGGACACTCGCCCTCGTGTTTTGGGTGGTGATGGTATGTTTGAGCCAAAACTCCGGCTTCTCGAAAAGCTGCCCTAAGGCTCACCAAATACAGAGTCAGCAAAATGAAAGCGTGAATTTATCACCATCTTGCGACCTTTCAGAGAAGCTGGTTCAAGCGTACCAACACCAGTTTGATCATATACTTATTCCATTTTTTCTGTTTGCTTTGATTGTGGCGCTGCCGATGGCATCCACAGCAATTCGTTATCTGGAATACACAGAACCGATACGGGAAAAGTATCGGGTTCACCTAAAACTTTGCGTGTTTAGAGAATAAACCCAGCAAGGCGAGAAACCCGCTCGCCTGACTTTTGTACGTATTTTATTCACTTCACATAACAAACAACAAAATCTAAAAGTTTTAGGAAATATTATGACATTCACTCGTACACTTTTGGCGTTAACGATGGCTATCGTACCTGCCGTATCTTTCGCATCAGAAAAGACCTCAGAACAAAAGCTAGAGGAAATTACTCAGATACTAAAAGAGAACCCTCAAATTCTTGATTCATTGCACCAAAACCTGCAAGAGTACATTGCGTATCAACAGTCATTTGGCGACACCTTGAAGGAGGTTCGTCAATATCTAAATGATGGCAAACATTCCTCTTTTGGAGCTGAAACCCCAGAGTTAACCATTATTAACGTAACGGACTACAGTTGCCCTTTTTGTAAACGTTTAGAAGGAGAACTGGTCAAAGTTGGTAAGGAATATCCGCAGATAAAAGTGCTTAACCTCAATGTCTCTTTTAAAGAACAATACGAGAAAAACGGCTACAACTCGGCAAGTTACGCATTAAATGTTTGGCAAAACCAGCGAGATAAGTACGAACAAGTGCATGAGTTATTGGTGAAAAAACCGGGCGCACATGATGCACGTTCGTTAAAACAGATCGCGAAGAAAACGGGGACAGAAGCGCAGCTTGTCGACGACAAAGAAACCAAAGCGCTGCTTGATAAAAACTATCAGTATTTCACGCAACTTGGTTTACGCGGCACGCCCGCGTTGATCATTAATGATCAGATCATTCCTGGTTATGTGCCGTTTGACGAGCTAGAAAAAGTCATCGACCAAGAACTGGCGAACTAAAACAACAGAGCCCTTCCCTGATAACTCAAGGAAGGGCTTTATATTTACCGACATAAAGAGCGTTTAGTTACTTATCACGTCCAACAAACGCCACGACGACTTTGTCATTGCCAAGCGAACGGGAGAAAACGTACGCGCCTTCCTGTTCAATCACTTGATGCTGACCTGCGCCAATGGCAGGGTGTGCTTGACGGAACTGACCAAGGGTTTGCCAGTGTTTCAGCAAAGCTTGTTTGTCATCAGATAGCTTCCAAACCATGTCTGAACGTGTGCCTTGGTGGAAATCATCCGCGTAAGGGCCAATGTTACGGCCTACTTCATCGCCATAATAAACCTGAACCGCTCCTGGGCTAAGGAGCAGTGCGTTCGCGGCATTACGTTGCATGCCGTAATCTTTAAAACGTGAGAAGAACAACTCCGTATCGTGAGAAGACATGTAACTGACTGGGTTGAAGTCTTTCTCGTTCGCGATAGTGTCCGCATAGCTTTGGTAAGTGTCTGCCATTTGGCTAAAGCACGCCGCGCCTTTGTCTAGCTTCTTCTGCATATCGAAGTTGATCAACGCGTCAAAACCATCATCGAAATAAGGGCTACGATACGCGGTGTGTCCCCAGACTTCGCCCATCATCCAGAACGGCTGACCTGATTTGCCATTTTCTTTACGCCATTGTTCTAGGCTGTTCGATGCTTCCTCTTTTAGACGCTTCCAAACTTCACCTTCGACGTGCTTCACCGTATCGACACGGTAACCATCAATGCCAAAGCGTTTCACCCAGTCAGTTTGCCATTCAATCAAGTAATCCGAGACGGTGTAATTGTCACGAGCTTCTACGCGAGTGCCAGGGTTATTCAACAACCATTGCGGCGGCGTGACG
Coding sequences within it:
- a CDS encoding DsbA family protein, whose translation is MTFTRTLLALTMAIVPAVSFASEKTSEQKLEEITQILKENPQILDSLHQNLQEYIAYQQSFGDTLKEVRQYLNDGKHSSFGAETPELTIINVTDYSCPFCKRLEGELVKVGKEYPQIKVLNLNVSFKEQYEKNGYNSASYALNVWQNQRDKYEQVHELLVKKPGAHDARSLKQIAKKTGTEAQLVDDKETKALLDKNYQYFTQLGLRGTPALIINDQIIPGYVPFDELEKVIDQELAN